From Miscanthus floridulus cultivar M001 chromosome 15, ASM1932011v1, whole genome shotgun sequence, the proteins below share one genomic window:
- the LOC136508609 gene encoding uncharacterized protein isoform X1, translated as MARPPILSVALPSVIGRVLSIQSHTVQGYVGNKSSVFPLQLLGFDVDPINSVQFSNHTGYPTFRGQVLDGKQLWDLIEGLEANQLLHYTHLLTGESALIQMTAMLAMMQHHRKKVPIIVHNESEQAHKIYSEETKKQSIPVITAWQLNERMYGELQGLNKQETADRFGKEQVHEWRRSYDIPPPNGESLEMCAERAVAYFKDQMKRDGDVGLGADFRRFHREKAAASRARVADDPRLSLYMERRMCAS; from the exons ATGGCGCGGCCGCCGATCCTGTCCGTTGCGCTGCCGTCCGTCATCGGCCGCGTGCTCAGCATCCAGTCCCACACCGTCCAG GGGTATGTTGGCAACAAATCGTCCGTCTTTCCCCTGCAACTCCTTGGCTTTGATGTGGATCCAATAAACTCTGTACAGTTTTCTAATCATACAG GATACCCAACATTTAGAGGTCAGGTTCTCGATGGCAAACAGCTATGGGATCTTATTGAAGGACTGGAGGCAAATCAGTTGCTTCATTATACCCATTTATTAACAG GTGAAAGCGCACTCATTCAGATGACCGCTATGCTTGCCATGATGCAGCATCATCGTAAgaag GTTCCAATCATTGTGCACAATGAGAGTGAACAAGCTCACAAGATATACAGTGAAGAGACAAAGAAGCAGTCCATTCCTGTCATAACAGCTTGGCAGTTGAATGAACGAAT GTATGGTGAGCTTCAAGGCCTTAACAAGCAAGAAACCGCTGATCGATTTGGTAAAGAACAAGTTCATGAATGGCGTCGCAGTTATGATATTCCTCCCCCAAATGGAGAGAGCCTTGAGATGTGTGCAGAGAGAGCAGTTGCTTATTTCAAAGACCAA ATGAAGCGGGACGGGGACGTCGGCCTCGGCGCCGACTTCAGGAGGTTTCACCGGGAGAAGGCGGCAGCGTCCAGGGCTAGAGTCGCTGACGATCCTAGACTTAGCTTGTACATGGAGAGGCGTATGTGTGCATCGTGA
- the LOC136508609 gene encoding 2,3-bisphosphoglycerate-dependent phosphoglycerate mutase 1-like isoform X2 translates to MARPPILSVALPSVIGRVLSIQSHTVQGYVGNKSSVFPLQLLGFDVDPINSVQFSNHTGYPTFRGQVLDGKQLWDLIEGLEANQLLHYTHLLTGESALIQMTAMLAMMQHHRKKVPIIVHNESEQAHKIYSEETKKQSIPVITAWQLNERMYGELQGLNKQETADRFGKEQVHEWRRSYDIPPPNGESLEMCAERAVAYFKDQAGGEDEAGRGRRPRRRLQEVSPGEGGSVQG, encoded by the exons ATGGCGCGGCCGCCGATCCTGTCCGTTGCGCTGCCGTCCGTCATCGGCCGCGTGCTCAGCATCCAGTCCCACACCGTCCAG GGGTATGTTGGCAACAAATCGTCCGTCTTTCCCCTGCAACTCCTTGGCTTTGATGTGGATCCAATAAACTCTGTACAGTTTTCTAATCATACAG GATACCCAACATTTAGAGGTCAGGTTCTCGATGGCAAACAGCTATGGGATCTTATTGAAGGACTGGAGGCAAATCAGTTGCTTCATTATACCCATTTATTAACAG GTGAAAGCGCACTCATTCAGATGACCGCTATGCTTGCCATGATGCAGCATCATCGTAAgaag GTTCCAATCATTGTGCACAATGAGAGTGAACAAGCTCACAAGATATACAGTGAAGAGACAAAGAAGCAGTCCATTCCTGTCATAACAGCTTGGCAGTTGAATGAACGAAT GTATGGTGAGCTTCAAGGCCTTAACAAGCAAGAAACCGCTGATCGATTTGGTAAAGAACAAGTTCATGAATGGCGTCGCAGTTATGATATTCCTCCCCCAAATGGAGAGAGCCTTGAGATGTGTGCAGAGAGAGCAGTTGCTTATTTCAAAGACCAA GCTGGCGGAGAAGATGAAGCGGGACGGGGACGTCGGCCTCGGCGCCGACTTCAGGAGGTTTCACCGGGAGAAGGCGGCAGCGTCCAGGGCTAG